The Rhododendron vialii isolate Sample 1 chromosome 1a, ASM3025357v1 region AAGCCTCCAATCTGCACAAAGAATCTTATTTGGAGAAGAATTCTTCACATTCCTCCTAGAGCTGAGGAAGTTCCTAATACCCGACACAATTTCATCAGTCACTTGATCATTCCTCCTGGTTATTCCACCAAAGATGCGATTATTCCTCTCCTGCCACAGACCATAAACAGTAGCAGTCAAAGTACACTTAAGAGTAGTGCTTGCAAGCCCAATCCCAGTAACATTAGAGCAGTACCAATTAAGCGCCTCTCCCAAGTTATTAGACAGTCCTTGAACCCTGTTCTTAGCCACCAAAGACTGCCAAATAATTGTTGAAATGGGCAATAAAAAAAGAGGTGTTGGTGTGATTCATCCTCAGAATTACAGAGACTACGCACACCATCAATCTGCATAGCCCAGCTCTTCAATCTGTCTTTAGTACTTAGTCTTTGAAGAACAACTAGCCATAAAATGAATGACCATCTAGGTACATAACTCCCATTCCAAATTATCTTGTACCAAGGTTGAATTGGATACCTTTTCCTTATGGTATTCCACGCAAACTTGACTGTGAAAGAGCCACTAGGATGGGGCAGCCAAAGAACAgaatcctccacatcagaattAGGTTGAAGATTAGGAGTTTCAGCTATAATAGCTTGGATAGCGGGGTTTCGTAATCTAGGCCACCTCCAATCACCATGTGTAACGATAGAATCAACCCTGGCCCTTAGAGATCTGCCAATATTAGAAACCACCCGTTCACCAAATCTGACATACAATGGTCCTAAGGGGTGCCAATTATCTAACCAAAGAAAGATGCTTTCCCCATTGCCAACTTGATACCTTATAAGAGGTTGACCCAAGTGTCGAAGACCAAGGAGTTTCCTCATGGTCCAAGAAGCATCACGAGGAACCTCCATGGTCCATAGACACTGCTCTTTTATGATATATGAATGCACCCATTTAATCCAGAGAGTATCAGCTTTCTTACAGAGGGCCCATAAGTGTCTTAGCATGGCAGCCCTATTCCATTCTTTAATCCTTTTGAATCCCAAACCACCTTCCTCTTTAGGAGAACAGAGCTTATCCCACTTCACTTTTGCCCTTGAATGCTTGAGCTCAAATTCAGACCAAAGAAATGCCATGAAAGTGCTTTCAATGTCCTTAACCAAACCACTTGGGAGAATGAATATTGAACACCAATAGACTTGGATACGAAACAGAACAGATTGGATAAGAAGGGCCCTGCCACCATAGCTCAGAGCTTTATTAGACCAACTAGTAATTCTGTAGAGAATCCTTTCTTTCAGAACACTGCAGTCATCAGACCTTAATTTTGTAGAAATCAAAGGTACCCCCAAGTATTTGATAGGGAAACTACCCTCTAGAAAAGGAAGAAGCATATGCATTTGTCTTTTGATATCCTCATCAACCCCACCATAAAACACTGCACTCTTGCTATGGTTAGGTTTCAGCCCAGAAAAAGCATGAAAATCATTCAACAAATTATTGATGAGACTGAAGGACTCTTGATCTACTCCACTAAGAATGAACAAATCATCAGCAAAGGCAAGATGGCAAAGGTTCAGAGCTTGACACTTGGGGTGGAAAGTAAAACTACCATGAAGAACTCTGAATTTCAGAACCGCAGCAAAAGATTCCATCACCAACAGAAACAAATAAGGGGAGATGGGGTCACCCTGTCTTAGCCCCCTCTTGCCACAGAAGTAACCCTCCATACTACCATTAATCACCACAGAGTACTTGGCTGAAGTCACACATTCTTTAACCCAGTGCACAAATAAGCTAGGAAACTTCATACAGTGCATTATGTCAAATAAAAATCCCCAATCCACAGAGTCATAGGCTTTCATAAGATCTATTTTAATAGCACATCTAGGTTTACCATCAGGCCTATGATAACCTCGAACTAATTCTTGCATTAAGAGAGCGTTGTCAACGATGGATCTACCTTTAATGAAAGCAGATTGGGATTGGTCAATAAAAAAGGGTAGTACGTACCATTTGCATTCTATTAGCTAAGACTTTGGTGATGCACTTGTATGTAACGTTACATCATGAAATGGGTCTATAATCCCTAATTAATGAAGAAGCCCTGACCTTAGGAATTAGAGAGACTGCTGTAGCATTCCATTCCTTGAGAAGTACaccagaaattaaaaaaaaaaggcaatagCTTTAGTGAAATCTTTGCCTACAACATCCCAACACTTTTGGAAGAACATGGAATTGAAACCATTTGGCCCAGGGGATTTATCCCCATGAATGGACATAAGAGCAGCTTTGATTTCATGCTCTGTAACTGGAGCAATCAACTGATCGCTGAAGTGAACTAGAACTTTAGATTGAATGGCTAGATTAAGAGTAGGCATAGCATCCACTTTTCAATCGAAAGCAGTACCTAATAACCCAACATAGTAACCCAAAATCTCCTGCTTCACGGCCTCAGGATCATTAATCAAACCACCACTAGAATCAGTAAGACTTAGAATTGTATTTCCAGCTCTATGGGAACACATTTTCTGGTGAAAATACTTAGAGTTTTGGTCTCCTAAAGCCAACCATTTCACTCTAGATTTCTGTTTCAGAAAAGATTCTTCAGCCATGCTTAGCTCCACATATTTATTCAATATCTCTTTTTCAGTAGTAGACAAAACAAGATCAAAAGGGCTTTTGAAAAGCTGTTCCTGAATCACATCCAACTCCTTTTTGGCAGCACAAACCCTTTTACTAATGTTGGAATAACATTCCAAGTTTAGTTTTCTAAGGACACTTTTCAATCTCTTCAATTTTGTTGCTAACACAAACATAGGTCTACCAATAACAGGCTCAGCCCAAGACTAAGTAAGAGTATCCTTGAAGCTTGGGTTTTgtaaccaaaaattaaaaaacttgaATGATCTTCTCTTCTGAATACAAGGCAAAACAGTCATAATCATAGGGCAATGATCAAAAATTCCAGGAGGTAGGAAGGTAGCCTCACAAGTAGGGAAGGAAACCAACCAGTGATTGTTAGAGAGCACCCTATCAATCCTACTCTTATTATCACCCGAGCTTCCTCGCTTGTTAGACCATGTAAACCGAAAACCTTTAGCAGGTAGGTCACCATGGAGAATATCGGATAAACATTGGTTAAACTCAAAAGCAGCAGATGCATCAAATCCCACTAATCTTTCAGAGGCAGCCTTTACAGCATTAAAGTCCCCCATCTGAACCCAAGGCTTGGAACCCATAGTACCAGCAATTGAACGCATGTCCTAACATAAGAGCCTTCTATCCACAGATTTACTATGCCCATAgacaaaagacaaaacaaaattaaacctCCCATCCACATAGGTAAATTCAGCCACAATGAATTGATCAGAGGAAAACAAAACTGAACATATAAACATAGAAGAATCCCAACCCAACAAAATCCTAGCAACAGGACCTCCAGAAATGTTATGAACACTCTGCCACTGAGCAGGAAAACAACACTTGATCGTAGAAGAGATGTTACTGAATCTAACTTTAGTTTCTACCACTCCCATTATAGACAACTTATGAGACAAGATAAGGGATTTAACCTCTTGCTGTTTAAGGGGATTATTAAGCCCCCTTATATTCCAAGCTCCGACTTTGAATGTTTAAGAGGAAGACGCCTTATCACCCATCCCCTTACCAGGAGGACCAATAGAACCTTTAACCACTGCTTGCACAAGTTTCTGAACACCCTTACTGCGAccccttcctttctttttaggGGGAGAAACCTGAAGGATCAGCTCTTGATTCAACCTATCAACAAACTCCTCATCAGTAGGCAAAGTAATTGGCTCAGCCCCTGAGTCAGGCTTATCCTCACCACTATCTAAATTCTGTAAAATAGAGAAACTATTCACAACTTTGGCACCAAACGAAGACACCAAAGAATCCAGCACCTTAAGAGAAGCAGCCCTATCAATCCcagcctttttttttatgtccACAACTATAGGAATCCTTTCAACTGCCTCGTCAGCAACTACTGAAACAGAAATAGGAGAGGCCGACGCAGCAACACCAACCACATCATTCACTATAGGTGACAAAATTTCAGCAACAATAGTAGAAACATGAGTTGGTTTTACAACCCACACCTATGGTTTAGAGTTCATAGGAACAGCCTTAGACTGACAAGTCTTATGGACAAACACCTTACAGGACTCACATCGTAACGGTCTCCAAGGATACCACACTCTGATATTAAAAACAGCCTCAGAAGGTAATGTCAAGTCAAAACTATCAGGCAGAGCAGAAGATGTGTCTATTTCCACACAAATTTTAGCATAACTAATCCATTTGCATGACTCTGTAAAATGATCTGCATACAATGGTTTACCAATGGCACTAGCCACATGACTCAGGCCTTCCTCTGTCCATAGTTCTAAGGGCACATTATAAAAATGGGCCCACACCGGTAGCTTGACCAATTGCTCCTTAACCAGGTTCATTTGAGGTTGCCATTGTTGTAACACCATAAGTTTCCCCCCAAAATGGCAAAGCCCAGCTTTAACCACCTGTCTATACCTGCCAGCCTTGTCAAcctggaagaagaaaaaaccatcCTCGTCTGAAAGCACTTTCAAGAGCCGCAATTTACCCCAAAGATTCTGAGCAATGGTACTAACAACTATAAAAGAGATCTTCCTATCAACAAAATATCCAACAATCCAatccttccatctatctacccCAGAAGCTGCAACCCCCTCAGGAATATTAACGCACAATTTATCATTCACAACAATAGGTGGATAGTAATGCAAATTCATATGCGAAATAACAGGGCTTTCAGCAATAACCATATCTTTCCAAGCTGTTGGAGAAGGAAGTTTACAAGTAGGAGAGATTGTAGTCCCAGCAATGGTTGTAGAAGAAGGAGCAACAGGACTAGGTTTCGAAGGAAAACCCTGCGCCATTAATTCTCTATGGAGCATGTTAACTTCGTACTTAATTCCTTAATCTGTGTCGCAGCAAGACCATCTGTATCCGTTATCAACAGGTGATCGTCATTCAGAACCCTCGacttctccaaaatctcaatcaAATTAACTCGACCATCACCCAGGCTTggcaaaaccctaaccccacaAGAAGAACCAGACGCCAATAGAGAACCATTTAGGGCTGGAAAATGAGACTCGTAGCCCTCCGCCCCTGAATTCCCCATGAAAAAATCACGTAGAAACAGGACGAAGATGAAGGAAATTACGTACGGGAGAAGTCACCTCAAAATCACCGCTTGGTACTTTTCCTCAAAATCGCCTCTAATCTGTGCCGCTTAGCACTATTAACATCAAAAGCACTTACCAGAGAACTACATCTAATTTCTACGACTTCTTCTCCAACCAATCTCGCTTACTCTTACCACCTTCCGGCATGGTTCTCTTCCAACTATTCTTGTAAATCATCTAGGTCGATCTTCTAGTCAAGAATGTAACAAATCTCATAGTCACTCCAATTACCAATCTGCATCCATACCCCATCAGAACGATCCTCCAGGTAAATCCACTCGCAAAGTTGTTGTCTTCATTATCATCTTGGGGTATCGGGTGTGGTGGCTGTGGTTGTGCCTCACTATCTCCACATTTCTTTGACAACGGTAATCCGCATAATCCCAAATTTCCAACATAAGAATCATTCTGAAACGTATCAAACTGGTTTCCATGAGTTTGGAACCAACTAGAAGGTTCTTCGAAAGGTTAAACACTTCAAGAAATGTTAGACTCACTAGCACCCCTGGAATCTCCCAGTGAGTTGATTTGAAGAGGTCTAATGACTCCAACATTGTAAGGTTTCCTAACAATGATGGAAGGTGACCGGAAAGGTTATTATGAGATAGATTCAGCAACCGAAGTCCTTGTAGCTTTCCAATGTCATTTGGAATCTCTCCTCGGAAATTGTTGTACGACAAGTCTATTGTTGCGAAGACGGTGAGGATATACTTCATTTCTATTACATTATCCTTCAGAACCAACTCCACAGAATCTCTATAAATGGTATCTCCAATGTATTGCACCAACCGTTTTGATTTATCAACATTCATCAAAGCTTTGAAATTGAGGAAATATGGTTCCGGCAGAAGCCTAGTGAAATTATTGTGGGAAAGGTCAAGAATTCGAAGCTTAGGGCAAGGAGTTACAGTTCCTGAAGTGCCTATAGAACCAtgaaatttgtttgattttaataCAAGAACTTGCAACTCTGGAAGTGAATTAAACCATTGAGGGAATGCACCAGTCAGATTGTTGTTCCCGAGATCAAAGACTTCCATTCTTTTGCAATTGAGCAAAGATCGTGGCACTGGTCCTTGCAAATGATTTCCATTTAAATTGAGACTTCTCAACTCAGCAAATGTTGTTGGAATTCAGGGACGGAGCCAGGAATTTCACTACAGAGGGGTGACCATGTATGcgagacaaaaagaaaaagaaatgtacATAACAACGTGAACacattaaaactaaaaaatgtaaaaaatagcAACATGACTACTCCATACTTAATTATGCTTTTCATAAATTATGCTCCCAaaagaatttaaataaaatatgcCACCAATTCTgcataaaaatactaaaataaaacaattaaactaaaaaatacaaaatattatgaaaaattgcAATTTCGTAATACAATGAATGTAAATAGGTAAGAGTTGCATCACTATAGTTTGAGTACATTTTAACTAAGTTAGCTCCTACTCAACTATCAATCGacaatcaattgaaaatttaaaaatgaatgttATACATTTTTATTCGTAATCATCAACATTGTGACACATCAATTATAGGACAAAGAGTGTACACGTAGCTTACATCTACTTTTGCGATTAATTATTTTATgtgtttaaatttttaatcatgttGTGTCGTGCTTGTGCTTTTTTCGTGCTCGTGCTGTGTTGTGCATGTGTCGTGCCCGTGCTTTTTCGTGCTTGTGTTGTGCATGTGTCATGCTCGTGTTTTTTTCGTGCTCGTGCTGTGCATGTGTCGTGGCGTGGCAATCTTAAATGTGTCATGCCTATGCAGAATGCCTGCTGCGGCGATGACCTTTGCACCATACCTTCAAGAtagaaaatcaaacaacattAAAAAAGATAAAGCGGCAAgcatataaaagaaattgattatacATTGGGAAGTTCTATTAGCATGTTTCCCCCCTTCCAAACAATGTATAGCTTAACACAAAAATCCATAGTGATAAAGCTAAGATTACTACTGACAACAAAATGATAATCGTTATCAACAGTGCCACCACGAGAGTTGATATATATTGCAAAAGTATTAACGACTTACCTCAGCTTATCTAGTAAAACGAGGCATCTTCAATTGCATTCCGCTCTTTCATATCATTAAAAATATCGATGATAGAATCGGCATTAAACCTTTCCGCATTATCCCTCCATGTAAGTGATTTAGAAACTTCCTAAAGTTCATCCTCCATCATGTTGCGGTGTCTAGTATTCACTCATTTCATAGTTACAATTTAGATTTCACCAAGATTACTCAGAGTTCTCAAAATCTCTTCTCCTATGTTCTTATTTTCTCGAAACTGTCTTCAAAGTTTTGACGATGTGGGATTCTTGTGccaagaaagagggagagaggtctGGTGTGCCATGGAGATTTTTTTGACAGAGAGAAGAAAACGTATGAAACCCTCTTAACGATTAGggattttatttggtaaaaacTGGGCGTTAAATATTTGAGTACTCATGACTACGTTAACCCtcacttttttatttgttttatttaacCTGTAGCGTTTACAGAGTTAATATTGGTATCCTTGCATTTCAAAGGTTACCAACTATTTACTACCATTTGattttttccccccaaaataCTAGAGGGGGGCGAGTCTCTATactttcatagaattttttattttacatataaCGAGTTAAGTACACAGTTGTTCAACTCTAACTTGAAAACTTAACAAGCGTAAAACGCTTGTTAGACCTTGACTTGCTTACAATAGAGTCGATCCAACACTTTTAGCAAGTCGAGCTTGAATAATTTGTTCATTTGAACTGATCTATTTGAAGATAGCAGAAGAAGACATATCCTTTATTTGGTGAAAAGTCTTGCTCATGGAAACGATTTCAGTCAATTTGATTCCTTAAACGATCCAACACCATACCGATACGTGACAAATATAATTCACGTTGCATTACCATTGCTAGACAGatgaagaaattttgaaaaggaTGGTCTTCTATTCCCTTCCTCATGTGGACACTGAATGCATCATTCACATGTATAAGCTTTTCTGACGTCTCCGCTTTATCAACTCGGGGTCTTGCTATCTCAACTGTTGAATCGTGCATCCGACAATTCAGATCGATCTCATCTTGGTAGTAATGAATGACTTGGCtgtccattgccgagatgacTAGGGCCCCTGCTGTGCACTTGTGCATGACATGCACAATCTTGGCCATCGATCGGATCGTGCATTCCGATGGCTCGGATCTTATCTCAGCAATGAACAGCTCTTGGTCATCCACTGCCAAGATGAGATCCGGGCCGTCAGAAACACGATCTGATGGCTCGGATTGTGCAAATGCTCCTACTTTATATATTGTTTTATAAATATAATTTCCCCCCGTACCGTTTGGCTTTGTTACGATTTGAATTAATTGGgtccatgctccctattcttaCTCCACTATCTGCACGAGGTGGTTatttctccatgatctcacatgttcccaACGTTGTAATTATTCCAACTGCCTGCTCGCATTAACTGCCTTACTCACGATCTATATGTGATGCAATATTCTGACACGTGTTCAGTCGAATATCAACCGTTTAATCAGTCCATTTTCCTTATCAGTccattttccttaacaggcttcatattgcattttatcaattagtctaaaacgtgttgacacgtgtaacattttgacccaatcgatcatattagactaaatactaaattatggtgtaaacaatgcccccctatttacctgagttaaATATTAACTTTGGTAAATATTTCTCTTAGTAACTTACCACCTATATAAGGCAGAGCACTTCAAATTTTAGGGCACGAATTGTGCTTCTTCTCACAAAAACTTTGAAACAGTTTTCAAACCCTAAAATAGCTCCTGAACCCAAATGGCACCGAAATCCAAACTACAGATCGTCAGTGACCCAGTTGAAGATCCGGCCACCGAGTCAATGACGGAGGATTCCTTCCGATTCCCCGAGTCGTACCGAAATGGGATCGACTAGAACCAGAATACTCAAATCCTGATTCCTGACGATAACGTCAGTTCTCACTGTATATTGGGCCCAATTTTTTCATCAGTTCTTCCGGATGGCTTTCCAGAAGTTTACCCAATGGGGGGGAACGTGATCCACTTCTCCTACAGCTTCCGTCGCTGGAATGGTCAGGCTGGGATAAGAACACCTGCCTTCGTTCTTGGCCTTATACCGTTGAAATGggatgggtagattgggtaaggCGTATGATGAAGTTTCTTTTCGAGGACTGGAAAACAATGGGAATCCGTGAGACAATTGAGCTCTCACAATTTCCCTTGGACATGAATCCTGAACTCTTGGCTGCTGCAGCTTGTTTCtggtccaaatcatccaatacCCTAGTTCTACATTGTGGCTTACTATCTCCGACAGTCTTGGATATTTCTCATTTGACTGGCCTTCCTTCCTTAGGCCGTGAGGTAAATGCCTTACTTTCTCCTGATCCATATGATCCCCCATTCATTGTCCCATCATCTGGGGTTAATTATTCGAAATGGCTTAAGACTCACTTCAAAGCCAAAGCTTCTGGACCCTGCTTTCATGAGAAGGTTGCATTTTACCTTTTTTGGATTTGTCGatttcttatggcagttccTGGGCTTAGGGTTACCAAAGAATACCTTAACTTAGCCGTCTGTATGGCCCAAGTAAAAAGGTTGGCCCTTGCCCCCTTTGTTCTAGGATCCTTGTACAAGGGCCTTTTtacttttgttgataaaaagatAGCAGATTCTTGTGGTGGTCCTTTTTGGATCTTCCAAGCTTGGTTATATGCATACTTTCCTCAACTAAAACCTAAGCTGGAGAATCCTCTTCGATCAGATGAGGCATTGCAAACATGCCGTAGTTATGCTGAATATCTTTTAGGTTTCCATATTCAAACAGAGGAATCCTCTTTTCAaaggtatttcacctttttttatgaaaataaccaaaagaatTGGCCTGTGTTCTGTCCATTCGATAAATTTGAATTTGCATCTGAAAGACTAAGGCCATGCTTTGAGGACATTCCACCAGCCTCTCCTCAACTTGTAGAGAAAATGACTCAGTCCAAACGGTTATTTTGAGCCAGCGTTCTTCTTCCAAGACTCATCCCAGTTGGCTTCGCCCTAAATAACACTCCTTTTGGGAATTGTGGTTTTGAGAATTACTCTCCATGTCAATATGCTAGACAATTTGGTCTTGCACAAGGCATTCCAATGCCTTTTGTTCACCCAAACATTGCTGAGATGGCTTCAAGTAGGCCAACCATTAAGGCCAAAGACTCGCAAATGATATCCCTAATGGTCAGCAACTTTCAACATCGTGTGAAAGCCTTCCAGTTTGTTGATTTCAAGACCAATAAAGCAACCCTGCCTGCCTTTAATGAATGGTGGTCGACTATGAGGGCCCTTTATTTCAGTGCTCCACTTTCAGACTGCCTATACAGGCTTGACCCTGAATACAAATTCCTTAAGGATAAGGCTGGTAAGTACAGCTATTCATTGGTTTTTAATTCAATTAGTCATACTTCTACTAATCATTGTGATATTGTTTCCTTAACAGAGATAACAACTCGACTGCCTGATGAACCCTCCAAGGCCATTGTGCCTCATGCAGGAGCAGTTCCCATATCCTCTGTGCCCAGTGGGAATACCAGGAAAAGGAAAGCTGAATCGATTAAGGACTCTGAAACCAGGCCACGGACACGAACTCCCAAGATCACATCAGGTGCGAGCCAAAAGGTTTCGAAAAGTCCTTCCACTGGTAGACCTAGAAGACAGGTCAGTGAAGTATCTACCCCCACAAAACAACCAACAAGAAAACTCACCAAGAAACAAAGTTCAAGTGACAAAGGGTTGGCTTTGAGGGTACACTCTTATCTTTTCATTACTCTTATTGATTTCATTCTTTTCTAAAGTCTTTCTAttctcattttctcattttctgtCTTTTACAGAAAGGTAAAGGGACCAAAATTGTAGATGCctttgaagaggaagaagagaatTCCTCGAAATCCtcacaaattcaaaaatcatccTTCTCAGTAGGAGAGACAGTTGATACTGAATTGGCAATCGATCAATATGAGTCTACAGCAATATCAGATCCTTTGGATCAAGCCGATTGGTTGCCAGGGTTGCAAGAGCAACTGTTGTATCAAGAAAACCCTTTGCTGCAGGATGACAGTCCTTTTATGCAGGTTGGTGAGGGTTCGACCCTGATGCTAGATGGTGCTGAACTTGGTG contains the following coding sequences:
- the LOC131328022 gene encoding receptor-like protein 32, encoding MEVFDLGNNNLTGAFPQWFNSLPELQVLVLKSNKFHGSIGTSGTVTPCPKLRILDLSHNNFTRLLPEPYFLNFKALMNVDKSKRLVQYIGDTIYRDSVELVLKDNVIEMKYILTVFATIDLSYNNFRGEIPNDIGKLQGLRLLNLSHNNLSGHLPSLLGNLTMLESLDLFKSTHWEIPGVLVSLTFLEVFNLSKNLLVGSKLMETSLIRFRMILMLEIWDYADYRCQRNVEIVRHNHSHHTRYPKMIMKTTTLRVDLPGGSF